In Theropithecus gelada isolate Dixy unplaced genomic scaffold, Tgel_1.0 HiC_scaffold_15831, whole genome shotgun sequence, a single window of DNA contains:
- the LOC112617037 gene encoding ceramide-1-phosphate transfer protein, with protein sequence MDDSETGFNLKVVLVSFKQCLDEKEEVLLDPYIASWKGLVRFLNSLGTIFSFISKDVVSKLQIMERLRGGPQSEHYRSLQTMVAHELSNQLVDLERRSHHPESGCRTVLRLHRALRWLQLFLEGLRTSPEDARTSVLCTDSYNASLAAYHPWIVRRTVTVAFYALPTRKVFLEAMNVGPPEQAVQMLGEALPFIERVYNVSQKLYAEHSLLDLP encoded by the exons ATGGATGACTCGGAGACAGGTTTCAATCTGAAAGTCGTCCTGGTCAGTTTCAAGCAGTGTCTGGATGAGAAGGAAGAGGTCTTGCTGGACCCCTACATCGCCAGCTGGAAGGGCCTGGTCAG GTTTctgaacagcctgggcaccatcTTCTCGTTCATCTCCAAGGATGTGGTCTCCAAGCTGCAGATCATGGAGCGCCTCAGGGGCGGCCCGCAGAGCGAGCACTACCGCAGCCTGCAGACCATGGTGGCCCATGAGCTGAGCAACCAGCTGGTGGACCTAGAGCGCCGCTCCCACCACCCTGAATCCGGCTGCCGGACCGTGCTGCGCCTGCACCGCGCCCTGCGCTGGCTGCAGCTGTTCCTGGAGGGCCTACGCACCAGCCCTGAGGACGCACGCACCTCTGTGCTCTGCACCGACTCCTACAACGCCTCGCTGGCCGCCTACCACCCCTGGATCGTACGCCGCACCGTCACCGTGGCCTTCTATGCGCTGCCCACACGCAAGGTCTTCCTGGAGGCCATGAACGTGGGGCCCCCGGAGCAGGCTGTGCAGATGCTGGGCGAGGCCCTCCCCTTCATCGAGCGTGTCTACAACGTCTCCCAGAAGCTCTATGCCGAGCACTCCCTTCTGGACCTGCCC